The following coding sequences lie in one Apium graveolens cultivar Ventura chromosome 3, ASM990537v1, whole genome shotgun sequence genomic window:
- the LOC141710722 gene encoding cytochrome b-c1 complex subunit 6-1, mitochondrial-like: MSDEEVVDQKKHFEEFCKPKCVKPLVEYQACMKRIQGDTTGEKHCTGQYLDYWLCVDKCVAPKLFMELK; this comes from the exons AT GTCGGACGAGGAAGTTGTCGATCAAAAGAAGCATTTTGAAGAATTTTGCAAGCCTAAGTGTGTGAAGCCTTTAGTTGAATATCAG GCATGTATGAAAAGGATTCAAGGTGACACAACTGGGGAAAAACACTGCACAGGCCAATATTTAGACTACTGGCTATGTGTTGATAAATGT GTTGCACCAAAGCTGTTCATGGAACTCAAATGA